Genomic DNA from Methanosarcina sp. MTP4:
GCTCTTTTTTTACCACGCCTGTAGTTGCGAACCTGTCGATCAGGGAGGATGAGGACATTGCTCGTTCGAAAGCCGATTCGAAAGTCCGGGAAAACTTTGCGAAGAAAGGAGCCAGCTCTTTCAAAGCCGAATCCGGGATGTCTTTTTTCAATCCTCCGGGCACCATTATCCCCCGCAGGAACCTTGAACCTGTGAGTTTCTCGTTTTGCCTGAATACTTCTTCCCTGAGGATTAAGAAGGGGCTTGCTACCGGGGAAAAACCAACGTCCACGGCCATGCCCGCAAGGTCGGCCAGGAGGGAGTAGACCCTTTCGAGTTCCAGCATTACGGCCCGCAGACATTCCGCCTTTTCGGGCACCGGAATCCCGCAGGTCCTTTCCACGGCCGTGCAGAACCCCACGGCATTTGCCGCGCTTTCATCCCCGCTTATGGCTTCGGCAAGGGCAACGCATTCGGAAGGGCTTTTACCCTCAGCAAGTTTTTCGATGCCCCTGTGCTTGTAAAAGAGCCGGATTTCCAGGCTGAAGATGGGCTCGCCTATAACGCTGAACCTGAAGTGCCCTGGCTCGATGATTCCGGCGTGTACCGGCCCGACCGGGACCTGGTAGACGCCTTCCCCTTTCAGCTGCCTGAACCGGTATTTTTCTCCGGGCTTCCCTACTTCGTTTGCCCCTACTTCAGCTGCTCCGGCTTCTTTTGCTCCTACTTTAGTTGTTCCGAATTTAGCTGTTCCTGCTTCAGTCTTCCCTGCTTCGGTTTTCTGAAGGCTTATTGGCCCGTTTTTGAAGGCTTTTTTCAGGGGATGGAATCCTTCGGGATAGCACTCGTGCAGGAAAAGCCTTCTAGTGTCAAAAGCTCCCGTAAATTCCAGCCCGAAGCCGTCCCTTACTTCCCTCTCAAACCAGGATGCCGAAGGGAAGAGTTCCGCAACCGAAGATACTTTTCCCTCCCTGCCGGCTTCCCGCACCAGGACGGGGACAGATGGCCTTCCTGCCTGTTTGAAGACATAAAAGAGGGTAAAGCCCCCTTCTTTCTCAAAGGCTTCCGCACAGAATAGCCCGAT
This window encodes:
- a CDS encoding NADH-quinone oxidoreductase subunit C, translating into MKKNIDTMDLLSEISEMAGEEPELLNARTDEAYVRLSEAGFERAALDLAERKFSLIGLFCAEAFEKEGGFTLFYVFKQAGRPSVPVLVREAGREGKVSSVAELFPSASWFEREVRDGFGLEFTGAFDTRRLFLHECYPEGFHPLKKAFKNGPISLQKTEAGKTEAGTAKFGTTKVGAKEAGAAEVGANEVGKPGEKYRFRQLKGEGVYQVPVGPVHAGIIEPGHFRFSVIGEPIFSLEIRLFYKHRGIEKLAEGKSPSECVALAEAISGDESAANAVGFCTAVERTCGIPVPEKAECLRAVMLELERVYSLLADLAGMAVDVGFSPVASPFLILREEVFRQNEKLTGSRFLRGIMVPGGLKKDIPDSALKELAPFFAKFSRTFESAFERAMSSSSLIDRFATTGVVKKELVVPLNLTGPLAKASGCPADTRLNRPYGAYRHFAPDSSVRKGGDVLSRYEVKADEIRESLKLINRLLEEMPQGPVFAGNSPETGEETGSGSPGNSGYALTLVEAPRGQNLHWIYLKNGLVDRYKVRTASFCNWQAIEHAVLGNIIPDFPVINKSLNMSYAGTDL